From one Populus alba chromosome 17, ASM523922v2, whole genome shotgun sequence genomic stretch:
- the LOC118038600 gene encoding UPF0481 protein At3g47200: MNNKFEGARACPSEDYDMTRNIVTRLNIKLDSCAPQQGLSKCCIYRVPNLLRNVKPEAYTPQLISIGPLHHGDAKLKIMQRKKLICFREYRMSDERIMDLVNIIRKKEKDIRQYYSKNFDKIGSMDFIEMILLDAVFIIEFIRESNVSEDGPKNLEPWMMSDIKEDLMLLENQLPFFIIEEIYDEVDRARQELQSIPFLRLATFHLGKYGRSDEVNNDPKVEGSRHLTDLLRNLKLDGVIKRRFTFRNIKLKYSAVMLRKAGVKFQVTQDKCLVNIKFEKGVLKIPLLEVDYSFERVVRNIMALEQCHKPFEAYICSYIKFLDHLINSAEDVGLLVEKGIILHWLGDDAALSNMINKLNENIGETSTCYDDICQKMNDHYKNPWNHRKATLKLVYFTNVWRGTATVAAAILLILTLIQTIASVKSAFRV; this comes from the coding sequence ATGAATAACAAATTTGAAGGAGCAAGAGCCTGTCCAAGTGAAGATTATGACATGACTAGAAATATTGTGACACGGCTTAACATTAAGTTGGATTCGTGCGCACCTCAACAGGGCCTGTCCAAGTGCTGTATCTACAGGGTGCCCAATTTGCTTAGAAACGTAAAACCGGAAGCCTACACTCCACAACTGATTTCAATAGGTCCTCTTCACCACGGCGATGCCAAACTAAAGATCATGCAGAGGAAGAAATTGATATGTTTTAGAGAGTATAGGATGAGTGACGAGAGAATTATGGATCTTGTGAACATCATTcggaagaaagaaaaggatatcCGACAATATTATTCAAAGAACTTCGATAAAATTGGGAGCATGGATTTCATAGAGATGATCCTGCTGGATGCCGTCTTCATTATTGAGTTTATAAGGGAGTCAAATGTTTCTGAAGATGGTCCTAAGAATTTAGAGCCTTGGATGATGTCCGACATAAAAGAAGACTTGATGCTACTTGAAAACCAACTACCTTTCTTCATTATTGAGGAAATATATGACGAGGTCGATCGCGCTCGCCAAGAGTTACAAAGCATTCCTTTTCTTCGTCTTGCTACCTTTCATTTGGGAAAGTATGGGCGTTCAGATGAGGTAAACAACGACCCGAAAGTAGAGGGAAGCAGGCACCTCACTGATTTACTTAGGAATTTAAAGCTAGATGGAGTCATCAAGAGACGTTTTACTTTCCGTAATATCAAGCTGAAATATAGCGCCGTCATGCTTCGCAAGGCAGGAGTGAAGTTTCAGGTCACCCAAGACAAATGCTTGGTCAACATAAAATTTGAGAAAGGAGTGTTGAAAATACCACTCCTGGAAGTTGATTACAGCTTCGAACGTGTTGTACGAAATATCATGGCCTTGGAGCAGTGCCACAAACCGTTTGAAGCTTACATATGCAGTTATATTAAGTTTCTGGACCATCTTATCAACAGTGCAGAAGACGTGGGTTTGCTAGTTGAAAAGGGAATCATTCTCCACTGGCTAGGTGACGATGCCGCACTTTCAAATATGATTAACAAGCTTAACGAAAATATTGGCGAAACTTCCACTTGTTACGATGATATCTGTCAGAAGATGAATGACCACTATAAGAACCCCTGGAACCATAGAAAGGCAACcttgaaacttgtatatttCACCAATGTTTGGAGAGGTACGGCAACTGTTGCAGCAGCTATCCTGCTGATCCTCACTTTGATACAGACTATCGCTTCCGTAAAATCGGCATTCCGGGTATAG